In Paenibacillus protaetiae, the genomic stretch ATGCCGGAGACAAGCCGTTTGGTTACCAAGATCCGGAATCGTGGGCGAAGGTGCAGGCATGGCTGCAAAGCAACGGCTTGCTGGACCCGTCCGTAAAAGCCGAAGATGCATTCGTCAATTTATAGGATGGTGCAGGCCGGCCATTTTGCATGGTCATAAATCCTCATCCCTTTACAATACGTAACACCATTATAAGGAGGCGTTATTGATGTCTTATTTGAACCTCGTACGTGAACGCAATCCGCTTGTGCACAACATTACGAACCTCGTCGTCACCAACTTTACGGCCAACGGCCTGCTTGCTTTAGGAGCTTCGCCGTTTATGGCTTACGCCCCCGAAGAAGTCGAAGATGTTGCCCGGATATCCGGCTCTGTTGTGCTGAATATCGGGACGCTGGACGAAAATATTATCCATGCCTGCCTGCTTGCAGGGCGTTCTGCGAATACGGCTGGCGTGCCCGTCGTGTTTGATCCGGTTGGCGCAGGCGCAACGCCGTACCGCACGGAAGCGGCCGAAACGATTATCAAGCAGGTCAAAGTAACTGCGCTGCGGGCAATGTCGCGGAAATCGCCAACGTTGCCGGAGAAGAGTGGTCCATTAAAGGCGTAGATGCCGGCGAAGGGGATGGCGATGCTGCCGCCCTTGCCAAACGCGCCGCGCAAAAGCTCGGCTGCATCGTAGCGGTTACCGGCAAAGAAGATATCGTGTCCGATGGCCTGCAAACAGCTGTCATTAGCGGCGGCCACCCGATTTTGACCAAAGTAACGGGCACCGGGTGCCTGCTCAGCTCGGTTATCGGCGCTTTTCTCGCGGTTGCCGGAACGGACGCGCCGAATCGTTTTGATGCGGTGACGGAAGCACTGGCTTTTTACGGCATGGCTGCGGAAGCGGCCTATGAGCGGGCGGGCAGCCAAGGCCCCGGCAGCTTCCAAACCGAGTTTCTGAACCAGTTGGCGCTGCTTGCGCCGGAGGAAACTTCTCTACAGTCCAAAATCCGCCATTTATCCGTTAAATAACAAGCTTATGCTTCCGGAGCAAGATTTTACTGCGGTGTAGTTTCTGTGAAGCAATGCTTCGTAAAACTTTTAGGCTTATGCTTCCGGAGCAAGATTTTACTGCGGTGTAGTTTCTGTGAAGCAATGCTTCGTAAAACTTTTAGGAGGGATAAGCATGACCGTTTATCAGGCACTTACGATTGCCGGCTCCGACAGCGGAGGCGGCGCAGGCATACAAGCCGACCTGAAGACATTTCAGGAGCTTGGCGTATACGGCATGAGCGCGATTACCGCCATTACGGCGCAAAATACGCTGGGCGTGCACGGCGTTTACCCGATGGATCTGCTGGCGGTCGAAAGCCAGCTGGATGCAATTGGCGCCGACCTGAACCCTGGCGCGGTGAAAACCGGGATGCTGTTCAGCGCCGATATTATCGGCATCGTTGCCGATAAGGTAAAGCAATACGGCTGGAGCAAGCTGGTCATTGATCCGGTGATGGTCGCCAAAGGCGGCTCCGCGCTGCTCCAGCAGGAAGCGATCCGCGCATTGAAAAAGCAGCTCATTCCGCTGGCGCTTGTCACAACGCCCAACATTCCGGAAGCCGAGCTGCTGTGCGATATGCCGATCCGGACGCTCGCCGACCGCGAAGAGGCAGCCCGGCGCCTCGTGCAAATGGGCTCGCGCCATGTCGTCATGAAAGGCGG encodes the following:
- the thiD gene encoding bifunctional hydroxymethylpyrimidine kinase/phosphomethylpyrimidine kinase, which translates into the protein MTVYQALTIAGSDSGGGAGIQADLKTFQELGVYGMSAITAITAQNTLGVHGVYPMDLLAVESQLDAIGADLNPGAVKTGMLFSADIIGIVADKVKQYGWSKLVIDPVMVAKGGSALLQQEAIRALKKQLIPLALVTTPNIPEAELLCDMPIRTLADREEAARRLVQMGSRHVVMKGGHDANTEQLVDMLYDGTEFIYLESARIDTRHTHGTGCTFSAAIAAELAAGKTVEEAVRTAKAFIQAAIEDGLGIGGGHGPTNHFAYQRRLRGMSRADVE